The following coding sequences lie in one Salmo salar chromosome ssa13, Ssal_v3.1, whole genome shotgun sequence genomic window:
- the LOC106568398 gene encoding follistatin-A isoform X2 has protein sequence MFRMLQTPQLRQGVIALFMWFTHFMEDYKVQAGNCWLQQGKNGRCQVLYMSGMTREDCCRSGRLGTAWTEEDVPNSTLFRWMIFNGGAPNCIPCKETCDSVDCGPGKRCKMNKRNKPRCVCAPDCSNVTRRGSICGSDGKSYKDECTLLRARCRNHPDLEVQYHGRCRKTCHGVRCPGSASCVVDQTNNAYCVTCNHQCPEVKSPDQYLCGNDGIVYASACHLRRATCILGRSIGVAYEGKCIDARSCGDIVCRGAKRCLWDEASGRGRCSVCDEPCPESRPGESVCSSDNNTYPSECSMRQAACAQQRHLEVKHSGSCNCKSTTGKLEEEGKEEEEKEEQEYYDFLNQYVLEHSPDDKNS, from the exons CGGGTAACTGCTGGTTGCAGCAGGGAAAGAACGGCCGGTGCCAGGTGCTCTACATGTCCGGGATGACCCGGGAGGACTGCTGCCGGAGTGGCCGTCTGGGCACCGCATGGACCGAGGAAGATGTGCCCAACAGCACGCTGTTCCGATGGATGATCTTCAATGGAGGCGCGCCTAATTGCATACCTTGTAAAG aAACATGCGACAGCGTTGACTGCGGTCCTGGGAAGAGATGCAAGATGAACAAGAGGAACaagcccaggtgtgtgtgtgctccggACTGCTCCAACGTCACAAGGAGGGGGTCCATCTGTGGGTCGGATGGAAAATCCTACAAGGATGAGTGTACATTGCTCAGGGCCCGCTGCAGGAACCATCCTGACCTGGAGGTCCAGTACCACGGACGCTGCCGCA AGACGTGTCATGGAGTTCGCTGCCCTGGCTCTGCGTCGTGTGTCGTGGACCAGACCAACAATGCCTACTGTGTGACCTGTAATCACCAGTGTCCAGAGGTGAAGTCACCTGACCAGTACCTGTGTGGCAACGATGGCATTGTTTATGCCAGCGCCTGTCATCTGAGGAGAGCCACGTGCATCCTGGGAAGGTCCATCGGCGTGGCATACGAAGGGAAATGCATTG ACGCCCGGTCGTGTGGCGACATCGTGTGTCGGGGAGCGAAAAGGTGTCTGTGGGATGAAGCGAGTGGCCGCGGACGCTGCTCTGTGTGTGACGAGCCATGTCCGGAGAGTCGCCCGGGTGAGAGTGTGTGCTCCAGCGACAACAACACCTACCCCAGCGAGTGTTCCATGAGGCAGGCCGCATGCGCTCAGCAGCGTCACCTGGAGGTCAAACACTCAGGATCCTGCAACTGTAAGTCTACG ACAGGGAAGCTtgaggaagaggggaaggaagaagaggagaaagaagagcaGGAATACTATGATTTTCTTAATCAATATGTTCTCGAACACAGCCCGGATGATAAAAACTCATAA
- the LOC106568398 gene encoding follistatin-A isoform X1 produces MFRMLQTPQLRQGVIALFMWFTHFMEDYKVQAGNCWLQQGKNGRCQVLYMSGMTREDCCRSGRLGTAWTEEDVPNSTLFRWMIFNGGAPNCIPCKETCDSVDCGPGKRCKMNKRNKPRCVCAPDCSNVTRRGSICGSDGKSYKDECTLLRARCRNHPDLEVQYHGRCRKTCHGVRCPGSASCVVDQTNNAYCVTCNHQCPEVKSPDQYLCGNDGIVYASACHLRRATCILGRSIGVAYEGKCIDARSCGDIVCRGAKRCLWDEASGRGRCSVCDEPCPESRPGESVCSSDNNTYPSECSMRQAACAQQRHLEVKHSGSCNCLNQV; encoded by the exons CGGGTAACTGCTGGTTGCAGCAGGGAAAGAACGGCCGGTGCCAGGTGCTCTACATGTCCGGGATGACCCGGGAGGACTGCTGCCGGAGTGGCCGTCTGGGCACCGCATGGACCGAGGAAGATGTGCCCAACAGCACGCTGTTCCGATGGATGATCTTCAATGGAGGCGCGCCTAATTGCATACCTTGTAAAG aAACATGCGACAGCGTTGACTGCGGTCCTGGGAAGAGATGCAAGATGAACAAGAGGAACaagcccaggtgtgtgtgtgctccggACTGCTCCAACGTCACAAGGAGGGGGTCCATCTGTGGGTCGGATGGAAAATCCTACAAGGATGAGTGTACATTGCTCAGGGCCCGCTGCAGGAACCATCCTGACCTGGAGGTCCAGTACCACGGACGCTGCCGCA AGACGTGTCATGGAGTTCGCTGCCCTGGCTCTGCGTCGTGTGTCGTGGACCAGACCAACAATGCCTACTGTGTGACCTGTAATCACCAGTGTCCAGAGGTGAAGTCACCTGACCAGTACCTGTGTGGCAACGATGGCATTGTTTATGCCAGCGCCTGTCATCTGAGGAGAGCCACGTGCATCCTGGGAAGGTCCATCGGCGTGGCATACGAAGGGAAATGCATTG ACGCCCGGTCGTGTGGCGACATCGTGTGTCGGGGAGCGAAAAGGTGTCTGTGGGATGAAGCGAGTGGCCGCGGACGCTGCTCTGTGTGTGACGAGCCATGTCCGGAGAGTCGCCCGGGTGAGAGTGTGTGCTCCAGCGACAACAACACCTACCCCAGCGAGTGTTCCATGAGGCAGGCCGCATGCGCTCAGCAGCGTCACCTGGAGGTCAAACACTCAGGATCCTGCAACT GTTTAAACCAGGTTTAA